A window from Sus scrofa isolate TJ Tabasco breed Duroc chromosome 2, Sscrofa11.1, whole genome shotgun sequence encodes these proteins:
- the ARRDC3 gene encoding arrestin domain-containing protein 3 isoform X3 translates to MVVPKAAIYQTQAFYAKGKMKEVKQLVANLRGESLSSGKTETWNGKLLKIPPVSPSILDCSIIRVEYSLMVYVDIPGAMDLFLNLPLVIGTIPLHPFGSRTSSVSSQCSMNINWLGLSLPERPEAPPSYAEVVTEEQRRNNLAPVSACDDFERALQGPLFAYIQEFRFLPPPLYSEIDPNPDQSADDRPSCPSR, encoded by the exons ATGGTGGTGCCAAAGGCAGCCATTTACCAAACACAGGCCTTCTATGCCAAAGGGAAAATGAAGGAAGTTAAACAGCTTGTGGCTAACTTGCGTGGGGAATCTTTATCATCTGGAAAGACAGAGACATGGAATGGCAAGTTGCTGAAAATTCCACCAGTTTCTCCCTCTATCCTCGACTGTAGTATAATCCGTGTGGAATATTCACTAATG GTATATGTGGATATTCCTGGAGCTAtggatttatttcttaatttgccACTTGTCATTGGTACCATTCCTCTACATCCATTTGGTAGCAGAACCTCAAGTGTAAGCAGTCAGTGTAGCATGAATATCAACTGGCTTGGTTTATCCCTACCAGAAAGACCTGAAG CACCACCCAGCTATGCAGAAGTGGTAACAGAGGAACAAAGGCGGAACAATCTTGCACCAGTGAGTGCTTGTGATGACTTTGAGAGAGCGCTTCAAGGACCACTGTTTGCATATATCCAGGAGTTTAGGTTCTTGCCTCCACCTCTTTATTCAGAG aTTGATCCaaaccctgatcagtcagcagatGATAGACCATCCTGCCCCTCTCGTTGA